A stretch of the Streptococcus himalayensis genome encodes the following:
- a CDS encoding DUF1803 domain-containing protein, translating into MIEIINPSRVTKHSFFSNILAYLDQHEDVILRDIKREFADVPHLDRLLEQYITKGLIKRENKRYCLTLPFLESLDEVQLDQELFIRSDSPLYPKLEKMVFQTEIRNQTNEVIIEEPTTIFRDSLTLSNYFYKLNHGYPLSPEQEPLYAVLGDVNPEYALKYMTTFLLKFVKKDQVPQKRRDIFVDSLVLLGYIAPNQEGKYELQMGLDKEELRFYTL; encoded by the coding sequence ATGATTGAGATTATCAATCCAAGTCGCGTGACTAAACATTCGTTTTTTAGTAATATATTAGCTTATTTAGACCAACATGAGGATGTGATTTTACGAGATATCAAGCGGGAATTTGCGGATGTTCCCCACCTGGATCGTTTGTTAGAACAGTATATCACAAAGGGTTTGATCAAGCGAGAGAATAAGCGTTATTGTTTAACTCTTCCTTTTTTAGAAAGTCTTGACGAGGTTCAGTTGGATCAAGAGCTGTTTATTCGTAGCGACAGTCCGCTCTATCCTAAACTTGAAAAAATGGTTTTTCAAACAGAAATCCGAAATCAGACGAATGAGGTCATCATTGAGGAGCCAACAACAATCTTTCGTGACAGTCTGACCTTGTCCAACTATTTTTATAAGCTCAACCATGGCTATCCTCTATCTCCAGAGCAAGAGCCACTTTATGCAGTATTGGGAGATGTCAATCCAGAATATGCTCTCAAGTATATGACGACTTTTCTGTTGAAATTTGTCAAAAAAGATCAAGTTCCTCAGAAACGACGAGATATTTTTGTAGATAGCTTGGTTCTTTTGGGCTATATTGCTCCAAATCAAGAAGGAAAATATGAGTTGCAAATGGGGCTAGATAAGGAAGAATTACGGTTTTATACTCTATAA